The proteins below are encoded in one region of Equus caballus isolate H_3958 breed thoroughbred chromosome 18, TB-T2T, whole genome shotgun sequence:
- the EEF1B2 gene encoding elongation factor 1-beta: MGFGDLRSAAGLQVLNDYLADRSYIEGFVPSQADVAVFEAVSGPPPADLCHALRWYNHIKSYEKEKASLPGVKKALGKYGPADVEDTTGSGATDSKDDDDIDLFGSDDEEESEEAKRLREERLAQYESKKAKKPALVAKSSILLDVKPWDDETDMAKLEECVRSIQADGLVWGSSKLVPVGYGIKKLQIQCVVEDDKVGTDMLEERITAFEDYVQSMDVAAFNKI, from the exons ATGGGGTTCGGGGACCTGAGGAGCGCTGCCGGCCTCCAGGTGCTCAACGATTACCTGGCGGACCGGAGCTACATCGAGGG GTTCGTGCCGTCGCAGGCGGACGTGGCCGTGTTCGAGGCGGTCTCCGGGCCGCCGCCCGCCGACCTGTGCCACGCGCTGCGCTGGTACAACCACATCAAGTCGTACGAGAAGGAGAAGGCCAG TCTGCCAGGAGTGAAGAAAGCTTTGGGCAAGTATGGTCCTGCGGATGTGGAAGACACCACAGGAAGTGGAGCTACCGATAGTAAAGACGACGATGACATAGATCTCTTTGGGTCTGATGACGAGGAG GAAAGTGAAGAAGCGAAGAGGCTAAGAGAAGAACGCCTTGCACAGTATGAGTCAAAGAAAGCCAAGA AACCTGCACTTGTTGCCAAGTCTTCCATCTTACTAGATGTGAAACCTTGGGATGACGAGACAGATATGGCAAAGCTGGAGGAGTGCGTCAGAAGCATTCAAGCAGACGGCTTGGTCTGGGGCTCCT CTAAACTAGTTCCAGTGGGGTATGGAATTAAAAAACTTCAAATACAGTGTGTAGTTGAAGACGATAAAGTTGGAACTGATATGCTGGAGGAGCGGATCACTGCTTTTGAGGACTATGTGCAGTCCATGGATGTGGCCGCTTTCAACAAGATCTAA
- the CMKLR2 gene encoding chemerin-like receptor 2, whose protein sequence is MEDLEETLFEEFENYSYALEYYSPEADLEEKVHLGIAHWASLVLYCLAFVLGIPGNAIVIWFTGFKWKKTVTTLWFLNLAIADFIFLLFLPLYISYVAMNFHWPFGIWLCKANSFIAQLNMFASVFFLTVISLDRYIHLIHPVLSHRNRTPRNALIVIIFVWLLASLMGSPALYFRDTLEFDNHTLCYNNFHEHDPDLIEMRHHVLTWVKVIIGYLFPLLTMSICYLCLILKVKKRSIVISSKHFWTILAVVTAFLICWTPYHLFSIWELTIHHNGSFHQVLQAGIPLSTSLAFLNSCLNPILYVLISKKFQVHFRASVAEILKNTLWEVSCSGTVSEQLRSSETKHAHLLETAQ, encoded by the coding sequence ATGGAGGATCTAGAGGAAACATTATTTGAAGAATTTGAGAACTATTCTTATGCCCTGGAATATTACTCCCCAGAGGCTGATTTGGAGGAGAAAGTCCACCTGGGAATTGCTCACTGGGCCTCCCTGGTGCTATACTGCTTAGCATTTGTGCTGGGCATCCCAGGAAATGCCATCGTCATTTGGTTCACGGGATTCAAGTGGAAGAAGACAGTCACCACTCTCTGGTTCCTCAACCTGGCCATTGCggatttcatctttcttctcttcttgccCCTGTACATCTCCTATGTGGCTATGAATTTCCACTGGCCCTTTGGCATCTGGTTGTGCAAAGCCAATTCCTTCATTGCCCAGTTGAACATGTTTGCCAGTGTGTTTTTCCTGACGGTGATCAGCCTGGACCGCTATATCCACTTGATCCATCCTGTCTTATCTCATCGGAACCGAACCCCAAGGAACGCCCTGATTGTTATTATATTCGTTTGGCTTTTGGCTTCACTAATGGGTAGTCCTGCCCTCTACTTCCGGGACACTCTGGAGTTTGATAATCACACTCTTTGCTATAACAATTTCCACGAGCACGACCCTGACCTCATTGAGATGAGGCACCACGTTCTGACCTGGGTGAAAGTAATCATTGGCTACCTCTTCCCTTTGCTGACAATGAGCATTTGCTACTTGTGTCTCATCTTGAAGGTGAAGAAGCGAAGTATCGTGATCTCCAGTAAGCATTTCTGGACCATCCTGGCTGTGGTCACGGCCTTTTTGATTTGCTGGACTCCTTATCATCTGTTTAGCATTTGGGAGCTCACGATTCACCACAATGGCTCCTTCCACCAGGTGCTGCAGGCTGGAATCCCCCTCTCCACCAGCTTGGCGTTCCTCAACAGTTGCTTGAACCCCATCCTTTATGTCCTAATTAGCAAGAAGTTCCAAGTGCACTTTCGGGCCTCGGTTGCTGAGATTCTCAAGAACACCCTGTGGGAGGTGAGCTGCTCTGGCACAGTGAGCGAACAGCTCAGGAGCTCTGAGACCAAGCATGCACATCTCCTGGAGACAGCCCAGTGA